The Duganella sp. BuS-21 sequence CGGTCCCAGCTCGGCGGTCTGCGCGTGCTGGAGCGCTGTTTCGAATTTCGGAAATTGCACGAAATCCGGGTTGAGGAAATCAACCAGGCTGACGGCCTGGCCGGCCGGGGTGAAATCGACCGGGCCGACGTACAGGTTTTGCAGCTGGTCCGGCGGGAACAGCGTGAAGCGCCGGTGGCCGGCCGCCACCACCGCCAGGTTGTCCGGCAGGTCGTAGTGGGCGGCGATGCGGCTGCGGTTGCCGATCCAGATGCTGGCCAGGGCGTCGCGTTGGCCCAGGTCGAGGTCGTTGTGCTGGCGAAAGCCCGGCAGGCAGGTGTCGATGGTGGTCGAGCCGACATACACGGTGGGCGCCGGGTCCATGTCGCGCTTGGCTTCGATCTCGTCCAGCACGCCGCTCAGCTTGACGTGCACGGGGCGGAAGTTGAAGCCGCTCAGGTCGTGGTTGTAGAAGAAGCGGCCATTCGCCTCCGGCGGCCCCAGCATGGCGCCGATGGTAGCGCCCTGGTAGTGGCCGCGCAGGTAGTCGAGGCCGGCGCGGTCGGACGCGCGCGCGGCTTGCACCATCGGCCAGTTCGACGCCAGGCCGCGCAGCACCAGCGGCGTGGTGGCGGTAAGGAGATCGTCGGTCAGGTCCAGCGGCCCGAGGCCGCCGACTTCGCGGATGGCTTCAGGCATGGAGCGTGGCGTTCTTGCGATCGATGAGCATGCGGAAGTTCGACAACGAGGCCAGCACCAGATAGATCGACTGCAAATAGCCGGCGCGGTGCAGCTTGACGACGGCGTCCTCGCCCAACGCCTGCAGGCGGTCTT is a genomic window containing:
- a CDS encoding cupin-like domain-containing protein; its protein translation is MPEAIREVGGLGPLDLTDDLLTATTPLVLRGLASNWPMVQAARASDRAGLDYLRGHYQGATIGAMLGPPEANGRFFYNHDLSGFNFRPVHVKLSGVLDEIEAKRDMDPAPTVYVGSTTIDTCLPGFRQHNDLDLGQRDALASIWIGNRSRIAAHYDLPDNLAVVAAGHRRFTLFPPDQLQNLYVGPVDFTPAGQAVSLVDFLNPDFVQFPKFETALQHAQTAELGPGDALFIPSMWWHHIEALDPFNVLVNYWWRQSPEYMDTPTNALMAAFLTMRDLPKEQRKAWQEIFRHYIFEADEATAAHIPPTARGVLAPLSDEGARALRTQLLKRLNR